A region of Blattabacterium cuenoti STAT DNA encodes the following proteins:
- the rplQ gene encoding 50S ribosomal protein L17, which yields MNHRNKNNHLGRKYGHRKSLLSNIASSLIKKKRIFTTLAKAKALRKYVEPIITKSKIDTTHSKRNIFSYLKDKIAVSELFKDTFQKVRERTGGYTRIIKIGFRTGDHASLSLIELVDFNKIYTHKKEKKSIRIRRSKKKNKKLNNE from the coding sequence ATGAATCATAGAAATAAGAATAATCATTTAGGAAGAAAATATGGACATCGTAAATCTCTTCTTTCTAATATAGCTTCTTCTCTTATCAAAAAAAAAAGAATTTTTACTACTTTAGCTAAAGCAAAAGCCTTGAGAAAATATGTGGAACCTATTATTACAAAATCAAAAATTGATACTACTCATTCTAAAAGAAATATTTTTTCATATTTAAAAGATAAAATAGCGGTATCAGAATTATTTAAAGATACTTTTCAAAAAGTACGAGAACGTACTGGAGGATATACTAGAATAATTAAAATTGGATTCCGTACTGGCGATCATGCTTCTCTTTCTCTTATAGAATTAGTAGATTTCAATAAAATTTATACTCATAAAAAAGAAAAAAAGTCTATAAGAATAAGAAGAAGTAAGAAAAAAAATAAAAAATTGAATAATGAGTAA
- a CDS encoding DNA-directed RNA polymerase subunit alpha, which yields MAILNFVKPDRITISEFSDKKGVFHLKPLEPGYGITLGNALRRVLLGSLKGFAVTSIKIKGIKYEFSTIKGVIEDVTEIVLNFKKFRFKQKISGTCKEVVNASINYGKKVTGKILNKFISGFQILNEDLILCHKDESIPLEISFTIEEGRGYVPAEENKKNKNCEVSSIESISIDSIFTPIKNVKYTIENCRVGQKTDFENLSLEIKTDGSICPKSALMEASKILIQYFSIFSYDKIGEKKQEKINKDKKHNEEFVRIRALLKSKLNDMDLSVRTKNCLESASITTIEDLVSCKRNDMLKMRNFGKKSLDELENKMKEKGLYFGMNIEEFQLKKLKEKTNTY from the coding sequence ATGGCTATTCTAAATTTTGTAAAACCTGATAGAATTACAATATCTGAATTTTCAGATAAAAAAGGAGTTTTTCATTTAAAACCTTTAGAGCCTGGATATGGGATTACATTGGGAAATGCATTAAGAAGAGTTTTATTAGGTTCTTTAAAAGGATTTGCAGTTACTTCTATTAAGATTAAAGGAATTAAATATGAATTTTCTACTATAAAAGGAGTAATTGAGGATGTAACTGAAATAGTTTTAAATTTTAAAAAATTTCGTTTTAAACAAAAAATATCAGGAACTTGTAAAGAGGTTGTAAATGCTTCCATAAATTATGGAAAAAAAGTAACAGGAAAAATTTTAAACAAATTTATTTCTGGATTTCAAATTTTAAATGAAGATTTAATCCTTTGTCATAAAGATGAATCAATTCCTTTAGAAATAAGTTTTACTATTGAAGAAGGAAGAGGTTATGTTCCTGCAGAAGAAAATAAGAAAAATAAAAATTGTGAAGTTTCTTCAATAGAATCTATTTCCATAGATTCTATTTTTACTCCTATTAAAAATGTGAAATATACAATAGAAAATTGTCGTGTAGGACAAAAAACAGATTTTGAAAATCTTTCATTAGAGATTAAAACAGATGGGTCTATTTGTCCAAAATCAGCTTTAATGGAGGCTTCTAAAATATTAATTCAATATTTTTCTATATTTTCTTATGATAAAATAGGAGAAAAAAAACAAGAAAAAATTAATAAGGATAAAAAACATAACGAAGAATTTGTTAGAATTAGAGCATTGTTAAAATCAAAATTAAATGATATGGATCTTTCTGTTCGTACAAAAAATTGTTTAGAATCTGCTTCTATAACAACTATAGAAGATTTAGTAAGTTGCAAAAGGAACGATATGTTGAAAATGAGAAATTTTGGAAAAAAATCTTTAGATGAATTAGAAAATAAAATGAAAGAAAAAGGTTTATATTTTGGAATGAATATAGAAGAATTTCAGTTAAAAAAATTGAAAGAAAAAACAAACACATACTAA
- the rpsD gene encoding 30S ribosomal protein S4 yields the protein MAKYIGPKTKISRRFGECIYGEDKYFERRKYPSGQHGNNRRRGKRSEYFIQLIEKQKARYTYGILERQFESLFFEASRKKGITGELLLQACESRLDNIVFRLKFAPSRSSARQIVSHRHIIVNNKIVNIPSFRLKPGDKIEIKEKSKKHPVILNSIYNKKTGPLVEWLVLDEKNMFGMFRMIPKRIQIPENIKEQLIVEFYSK from the coding sequence ATGGCAAAATATATAGGACCTAAAACTAAAATTTCTAGAAGATTCGGAGAATGTATTTACGGAGAAGATAAATATTTTGAAAGAAGAAAATATCCATCTGGACAACACGGAAATAATCGTCGTAGAGGTAAACGTTCAGAATATTTTATTCAATTAATAGAAAAACAAAAAGCAAGATATACTTATGGAATATTAGAACGACAATTTGAAAGTTTATTTTTTGAGGCTTCAAGAAAAAAAGGAATAACTGGAGAGTTATTATTGCAAGCATGTGAAAGTCGTTTAGATAATATAGTTTTTAGGTTAAAATTCGCTCCATCTCGATCTTCTGCTCGTCAGATTGTTTCTCACAGACATATCATCGTTAATAATAAAATAGTGAATATTCCATCTTTTAGATTAAAACCAGGGGATAAAATAGAAATTAAGGAAAAATCTAAAAAACATCCTGTTATATTAAATTCCATATATAATAAAAAAACAGGACCATTAGTAGAATGGCTAGTTTTAGATGAAAAAAATATGTTTGGGATGTTTAGAATGATTCCTAAAAGAATTCAAATTCCAGAAAATATCAAAGAACAATTAATTGTTGAATTTTATTCAAAATAA
- the rpsK gene encoding 30S ribosomal protein S11, whose product MVKSSSAKNNKKKSVIVDSLGEAHIQATFNNIIITLTNKKGDVIAWSSAGKMNFKGSKKNTPYAAQMVAENVAKKGLNAGLKKVEVKVKGPGAGRDAAIRALSNSGITVTIIKDITPLPHNGCRPPKRRRV is encoded by the coding sequence ATGGTAAAATCATCATCGGCGAAAAATAACAAAAAGAAATCAGTTATCGTAGATTCTTTAGGGGAAGCTCATATTCAAGCTACTTTTAATAATATTATTATAACCTTAACAAATAAAAAAGGTGATGTGATAGCATGGTCTTCTGCTGGAAAAATGAATTTTAAAGGTTCTAAAAAAAATACACCATATGCAGCTCAAATGGTAGCAGAAAATGTAGCAAAAAAAGGATTAAATGCTGGGCTTAAAAAAGTAGAAGTTAAAGTTAAAGGACCTGGCGCAGGAAGAGATGCAGCTATACGTGCATTAAGTAATTCTGGAATTACAGTAACGATAATAAAGGATATAACTCCATTACCTCATAATGGTTGTCGTCCTCCTAAAAGGAGGAGAGTTTGA
- the rpsM gene encoding 30S ribosomal protein S13, whose product MSIRISGIDLPRSKRGVIGLTYLYGIGRSLSKKILCSIGIDENKKVKSWSDDDISKIRKHISDYVKIEGELRSEIQLNIKRLMDIGCYVGTRHRKSLPLRGQKTKNNCRTRKGKKKTVANKRKITK is encoded by the coding sequence ATGTCTATAAGAATATCTGGAATAGATCTTCCAAGATCTAAAAGAGGCGTTATTGGTCTTACTTATCTTTATGGAATAGGGAGAAGTTTATCAAAAAAAATACTTTGTTCTATTGGAATAGATGAAAATAAAAAAGTAAAAAGTTGGTCTGATGATGATATTAGTAAGATTAGAAAACATATATCTGATTACGTAAAAATTGAAGGAGAATTAAGGTCTGAAATACAACTTAATATCAAACGATTAATGGATATAGGATGTTATGTAGGTACTAGACATAGAAAAAGCTTACCATTAAGAGGACAAAAAACAAAAAATAATTGTAGAACTAGAAAAGGAAAAAAGAAAACGGTAGCAAATAAGAGAAAAATCACAAAATAA
- the rpmJ gene encoding 50S ribosomal protein L36 yields the protein MKTRASLKKRTDNCKIVRRKRRLRIINKKNPRFKQKQG from the coding sequence ATGAAAACAAGAGCATCTTTGAAAAAAAGAACTGATAATTGTAAAATAGTTAGAAGAAAAAGACGACTTCGTATTATTAATAAAAAGAATCCTAGATTTAAACAAAAACAAGGGTAA
- the infA gene encoding translation initiation factor IF-1, which translates to MAKQKHIEVDGIIIDSSPNAMFRVELENGCIVKAHISGKMRMHYIKILPGDKVRLEMSSYDLERGRITYRY; encoded by the coding sequence ATGGCTAAACAAAAGCATATTGAGGTTGATGGAATTATTATTGATTCATCTCCAAATGCAATGTTTCGTGTAGAACTAGAAAATGGATGTATTGTTAAAGCTCATATTTCAGGAAAAATGAGAATGCATTACATAAAAATCTTGCCAGGAGATAAAGTAAGATTGGAAATGTCTTCTTATGATTTAGAAAGAGGAAGAATAACTTATAGATATTAA
- the secY gene encoding preprotein translocase subunit SecY has translation MNNFIIAFFNIWNVKELRKKIGITLILLLVYRFGAYVPIPGINPLGISDFVEKFHSSSKGLMQILSSFTGGAFNRASVFALGIMPYISASIIIQLMCIIIPYLQKLQRDGESGRKQISFITRWITVLICFIQAPVYLISLTQQFIPFHSSKATYLIDLNTFYGKSLFWTIGIIILTSGTLFTMWLGDKITDKGIGNGISLIIMSGIIARFPDAIRKEVFNRLEIGNGGLIILFFEFLLWLLVILFSVIIIQAIRKIPVQYVSHYKYSGSLDLNHSHLIHKKHQYIPLKMTSAGVMPIIFSQAIMLFPLTFSNYIKNMKIRNFFYLFQDIYGLWYNLTIFILVIVFTFFYTAIAIPVNQMANDLKRNGGHIPRIKPGKETSEYIDHVLSIITLPGAILLAIIAIFPSIVFRIGFTQNFALFYGGTSLLIVVGVILDISQQVNIYLLNYHYDGLMMMKYRSSR, from the coding sequence ATGAATAATTTTATAATAGCTTTTTTCAATATTTGGAACGTAAAAGAATTACGAAAAAAGATAGGAATTACTTTAATTTTATTATTAGTATACCGTTTCGGTGCTTATGTTCCTATTCCAGGAATTAATCCTTTGGGAATTAGTGATTTTGTAGAAAAGTTTCATTCAAGCTCTAAGGGGTTAATGCAAATTTTATCTTCTTTTACAGGAGGGGCCTTTAATCGTGCATCAGTTTTTGCATTAGGTATTATGCCTTATATATCTGCTTCTATTATAATACAATTAATGTGTATAATTATTCCTTATTTACAAAAATTACAAAGAGATGGAGAAAGTGGAAGAAAACAGATTAGTTTTATTACTAGATGGATAACTGTCCTTATATGTTTCATTCAAGCACCTGTATATCTTATTTCTTTAACTCAACAATTTATTCCTTTTCATTCCTCCAAAGCTACTTATTTAATCGATTTAAATACTTTTTATGGAAAAAGCTTATTTTGGACTATAGGGATAATAATTTTAACTTCAGGAACTTTATTTACTATGTGGTTAGGAGATAAAATTACAGATAAAGGAATAGGAAACGGGATTTCTTTAATTATTATGTCCGGAATCATAGCACGCTTTCCAGATGCTATAAGAAAAGAAGTTTTTAATAGATTAGAAATTGGAAATGGAGGTTTAATAATTTTATTTTTTGAATTTTTGTTATGGTTATTAGTTATTTTATTTTCTGTTATAATTATTCAAGCAATTAGAAAAATTCCAGTACAATATGTATCTCATTATAAGTATTCGGGGAGTTTAGACTTAAATCATTCTCATTTAATTCATAAAAAACATCAATATATTCCATTAAAGATGACATCAGCTGGTGTTATGCCTATCATATTTTCTCAAGCTATTATGTTGTTTCCATTAACTTTTTCTAATTATATAAAAAACATGAAAATTAGAAATTTTTTTTATCTTTTTCAAGATATTTATGGATTATGGTATAATTTAACTATTTTTATATTAGTTATAGTTTTTACTTTTTTTTATACAGCTATTGCTATTCCAGTAAATCAAATGGCTAATGATTTAAAAAGAAATGGAGGACATATACCTAGAATTAAACCTGGAAAAGAAACTTCTGAATATATAGATCATGTTTTATCAATCATTACATTACCTGGAGCTATTTTATTGGCAATAATAGCCATATTTCCATCTATAGTTTTTCGTATAGGATTTACTCAAAATTTTGCTTTATTTTATGGAGGGACTTCATTATTAATTGTAGTAGGTGTAATTTTAGATATATCACAACAAGTGAATATATATCTTTTAAATTATCATTATGATGGACTAATGATGATGAAATATCGTAGTAGTAGATAA
- the rplO gene encoding 50S ribosomal protein L15: MMDKNYLSISYLHPNKGSKKGKLRLGRGQGSGKGGTCGRGHKGAKSRSGFSKKKGFEGGQMPLHKRIPKFGFKKNIKKKKIVVINLDTVQNCINKINKKQENNVVNKEFYLKNNLARKNDLIKILGRGELHNSLKVYAHKFSKKALSSIEKIGGKAIFM, from the coding sequence ATGATGGATAAAAATTATTTAAGTATTAGTTATTTACATCCAAACAAAGGGTCTAAAAAAGGAAAATTAAGATTGGGAAGAGGACAGGGTTCAGGAAAAGGAGGTACTTGTGGAAGAGGACATAAAGGAGCAAAATCTAGATCTGGTTTTTCTAAAAAAAAAGGATTTGAAGGTGGACAAATGCCTCTTCATAAAAGAATCCCAAAATTTGGATTTAAGAAAAATATTAAAAAAAAAAAAATTGTTGTAATTAATTTAGATACAGTACAAAACTGTATTAATAAGATTAATAAAAAACAAGAAAATAATGTTGTCAATAAAGAATTTTATTTAAAAAATAATTTAGCTAGAAAAAATGATCTTATCAAAATCTTAGGAAGAGGAGAACTTCATAATTCATTAAAAGTATATGCACATAAATTTAGCAAAAAAGCTTTGTCTTCCATAGAAAAAATAGGGGGAAAAGCTATATTTATGTAA
- the rpsE gene encoding 30S ribosomal protein S5 has protein sequence MHEKKIKYIGSELKEKLIGVTRVCKVTKGRRYFSFSAIVIKGNENGIVGYGFGKSKEAPDAIHKAGEQAKRNLCKVYISNGTVPHEQESKYGGARILIKPASDGTGIIAGGPIRAVLEAVGLRNVLSKSKGSSNHHNVIKATIKALSFMRDVYLIAKQRGITIKKVYDG, from the coding sequence ATGCATGAAAAAAAAATAAAATATATAGGATCAGAATTAAAAGAAAAATTAATTGGAGTAACAAGAGTGTGTAAAGTTACTAAAGGGAGAAGATATTTTAGTTTCAGTGCTATTGTTATTAAAGGTAATGAAAACGGAATAGTAGGTTATGGTTTTGGAAAATCTAAAGAAGCTCCTGATGCTATCCATAAAGCTGGAGAACAAGCAAAAAGAAATCTTTGTAAAGTTTATATTTCCAATGGAACGGTTCCTCATGAACAAGAATCTAAATATGGAGGAGCACGTATTCTTATTAAACCAGCTTCTGATGGAACAGGAATAATTGCTGGAGGGCCTATAAGAGCTGTTCTTGAAGCCGTAGGATTACGGAATGTTTTATCTAAATCTAAAGGATCCTCTAATCATCATAATGTTATAAAAGCTACAATTAAAGCCTTAAGCTTTATGAGAGATGTTTATCTTATAGCAAAACAAAGAGGAATTACTATAAAAAAAGTATATGATGGATAA
- the rplR gene encoding 50S ribosomal protein L18: MKKKNKKIFGTQDRPRISVFRSNKEIYAQIIDDLSGTTLVSSSSREKKISKYKKNKIESSYEVGKLLGIRIKELNIQKLVFDKGKYLYHGRIKSLAKGIRKIGLDF; encoded by the coding sequence ATGAAAAAAAAAAATAAAAAAATTTTTGGAACTCAAGATAGACCTAGGATTTCTGTATTTAGAAGCAATAAAGAGATATATGCACAAATTATAGATGATTTATCTGGAACTACTTTAGTTTCATCTTCCTCAAGAGAAAAAAAAATTAGTAAATACAAAAAAAATAAAATAGAATCATCATATGAAGTAGGAAAATTATTAGGAATCAGAATAAAAGAATTAAACATACAAAAATTAGTATTTGATAAAGGAAAATATTTATATCATGGTAGGATTAAATCTTTAGCTAAAGGGATTAGAAAAATAGGATTAGATTTTTAA
- the rplF gene encoding 50S ribosomal protein L6, producing MSRIGKKPIFIPKNVNLKIVDNEIFVKGFLGSLSQKISKNFQLNLYQNKLLITRNQENKKSKSLHGLYHVLINNMIMGVSKGFQKKLELVGIGYKAYYNGEILDLNLGFSHNIMMKLPKEINVEIQSEKGKNPFIILKSYDKQLLGIIAAKIRTFRVPEPYKGKGIRYFGEEIRRKAGKSA from the coding sequence ATGTCTAGAATTGGAAAAAAACCCATTTTTATTCCTAAAAATGTAAATTTAAAAATTGTTGATAACGAAATATTCGTAAAAGGATTTTTAGGTAGTTTAAGTCAAAAAATTTCAAAAAATTTTCAATTGAATTTATATCAAAATAAATTATTAATTACCAGAAATCAAGAAAATAAAAAATCAAAATCCTTACATGGATTATATCATGTATTAATTAATAATATGATCATGGGAGTTTCAAAAGGGTTTCAAAAAAAATTGGAATTAGTAGGAATTGGATATAAAGCCTATTATAATGGAGAAATTTTAGACCTAAATTTAGGTTTTTCTCATAATATTATGATGAAGCTTCCTAAAGAAATAAATGTAGAAATTCAATCTGAAAAAGGAAAAAATCCCTTTATTATTTTAAAATCTTATGATAAACAATTATTAGGAATAATAGCGGCAAAAATTAGAACTTTCAGAGTTCCAGAACCTTATAAAGGAAAAGGAATAAGATATTTTGGAGAAGAAATTCGAAGAAAAGCAGGAAAATCTGCTTAA
- the rpsH gene encoding 30S ribosomal protein S8, protein MDVIADFLTRIRNSSLVKHKLLEVPFSNIKREILRVLLENGYILDYKIEKNKKIIKIALKYYKKETPVIHKIIRISKPGLRKYCKYTSIPRVLNGLGIAIISTSSGVITDKQAKKKKIGGEILCYIY, encoded by the coding sequence ATGGATGTAATAGCGGATTTTTTAACTAGAATTCGTAATTCTAGTTTGGTTAAACATAAACTCCTTGAAGTTCCATTTTCTAATATAAAAAGAGAAATTCTTCGTGTTTTATTAGAAAATGGATATATTTTAGATTATAAAATAGAAAAAAACAAAAAAATAATTAAAATAGCTTTAAAGTATTATAAAAAAGAAACACCTGTAATTCATAAAATTATTAGAATTAGTAAACCAGGATTAAGAAAATATTGTAAATATACAAGTATACCTAGAGTATTGAATGGATTAGGTATTGCTATCATTTCTACTTCTAGTGGAGTTATTACAGATAAACAAGCAAAAAAGAAAAAAATAGGAGGAGAGATATTATGTTATATATATTGA
- the rpsN gene encoding 30S ribosomal protein S14, whose product MAKESVKARQKKREKMVLKYENKRKALKKAGNYELLQKLPRDASPVRLRNRCSITGRCRGYMRQFGVSRIVFRKLVSQGLIPGIKKASW is encoded by the coding sequence ATGGCTAAAGAATCGGTTAAAGCAAGACAAAAGAAAAGAGAAAAAATGGTTTTGAAATATGAAAACAAAAGAAAAGCTTTGAAAAAAGCTGGAAATTATGAATTATTACAAAAATTACCTAGAGATGCTTCTCCTGTTCGATTAAGAAATAGATGTTCTATTACTGGAAGATGTAGAGGATATATGCGTCAGTTTGGAGTTTCTCGTATTGTTTTTAGAAAATTAGTTTCTCAAGGGCTTATTCCTGGAATAAAAAAAGCAAGTTGGTGA
- the rplE gene encoding 50S ribosomal protein L5, producing the protein MIYRSKLQKLYKEKIIPILIKKFKYRSIMEVPRLKKIVVHQGIGFSVFDKKIIDYSMNEITNITGQKAIFCYSKHDESGFKLRKGMPIGVKVTLRKIKMYEFLERLIVVSLPRVRDFNGVKGNSFDDYGNYNMGIMEQMIYPEINIDKIKKNMGMNITFVTSTRKKEEAKSLLSLFGIPFKKNKNG; encoded by the coding sequence ATGATTTATCGATCTAAATTACAAAAACTTTATAAAGAAAAAATAATTCCTATTTTAATAAAAAAATTTAAGTATCGTTCTATTATGGAAGTTCCTAGATTAAAAAAAATAGTTGTACATCAAGGAATTGGTTTTTCTGTTTTTGATAAAAAAATCATAGATTATTCTATGAATGAAATAACGAATATTACAGGACAAAAAGCTATTTTTTGTTATTCTAAACATGATGAATCAGGTTTTAAACTTAGAAAAGGAATGCCTATAGGAGTTAAAGTTACTTTAAGAAAAATAAAAATGTATGAATTTTTGGAAAGACTTATTGTTGTTTCTTTACCTAGAGTTAGAGATTTTAATGGAGTAAAAGGAAATAGCTTTGATGATTATGGAAATTATAATATGGGAATTATGGAACAAATGATTTATCCTGAAATAAATATTGATAAAATTAAAAAAAATATGGGAATGAATATAACATTTGTTACTTCTACAAGAAAAAAAGAGGAAGCTAAAAGTCTTTTATCTTTGTTTGGAATTCCTTTTAAAAAAAATAAAAATGGCTAA
- the rplX gene encoding 50S ribosomal protein L24, which yields MKKIKIKDKVLILSGNHKGTEGIIVKIFSKKNKAIIQGVNMIKRHTKPTPVKPKGGIVEKEAPIHVSNLKKIK from the coding sequence ATGAAAAAAATAAAAATAAAAGATAAGGTATTGATTTTATCAGGAAATCATAAAGGAACTGAAGGTATAATTGTAAAAATCTTTTCAAAAAAAAATAAAGCTATTATTCAGGGAGTAAATATGATTAAAAGACATACCAAACCTACACCAGTAAAACCTAAAGGTGGAATTGTAGAAAAAGAAGCCCCTATACATGTATCTAATCTAAAAAAGATTAAATAG
- the rplN gene encoding 50S ribosomal protein L14: MLQQESRCKVSDNTGAKEVLIIRVLGGTKKRYASLGDTVVVTVKIAISGGNIVKKGQVCKAVVIRTKNRTRRKDGSYISFDDNACVLINTSGEIMGTRIFGPVARELREKEYMKIVSLAQEVL; the protein is encoded by the coding sequence ATGTTACAACAAGAGTCTAGATGTAAAGTATCGGATAATACAGGAGCTAAAGAAGTCTTAATTATTCGAGTTTTAGGTGGAACAAAAAAAAGATACGCTTCACTGGGAGACACGGTAGTAGTTACCGTAAAAATTGCTATTTCTGGTGGAAATATAGTAAAAAAAGGACAAGTATGTAAAGCTGTAGTAATCAGAACGAAAAATAGAACTAGAAGAAAAGATGGATCTTACATAAGTTTTGATGATAATGCTTGTGTACTAATTAATACCTCTGGAGAAATAATGGGAACAAGAATTTTTGGTCCAGTAGCAAGAGAACTTAGAGAAAAAGAATACATGAAAATTGTTTCTTTAGCACAAGAAGTTTTATAA
- the rpsQ gene encoding 30S ribosomal protein S17, producing MIYQQPEKKIRNFRKQRQGIVISDKMNKTVVVYEIKKVKHRYYGKSILRNKKYMVHDEKNISKNGDKVNIMETRPVSKKKCWRLVKIFKKS from the coding sequence ATGATATATCAACAACCTGAAAAAAAAATTCGAAATTTTAGAAAACAAAGACAAGGAATAGTTATAAGTGATAAAATGAATAAAACTGTTGTGGTATATGAGATTAAAAAAGTAAAACATAGATATTATGGAAAAAGTATTTTAAGAAATAAAAAATATATGGTTCATGATGAAAAAAACATTTCTAAAAATGGAGATAAAGTAAATATTATGGAAACACGTCCAGTAAGTAAAAAAAAATGTTGGAGATTAGTTAAGATTTTTAAAAAATCATGA
- the rpmC gene encoding 50S ribosomal protein L29, producing MNSLDVKKLSIHDLRKKIDQYQKDYQNLKFHHHIKTLKNPMKIKFFRKNIAKLKTEYNKKINDISTT from the coding sequence ATGAATAGTTTAGATGTGAAAAAATTATCGATTCATGATTTAAGAAAAAAAATCGATCAATATCAAAAAGATTATCAAAATCTTAAATTTCATCATCATATTAAAACATTAAAAAACCCTATGAAAATTAAATTTTTTAGAAAAAACATTGCTAAATTAAAAACAGAATATAATAAGAAAATTAATGATATATCAACAACCTGA
- the rplP gene encoding 50S ribosomal protein L16, with protein MLQPKKTKYKKKQKGRIRGNAKKGFLLSRGLYGIKALEGAWITARQLEAARIAATRYMKREGKLWINVFPDKPATKKPQEVRMGKGKGPVEFWVSVVKPGRILFEIDGVEMDIAKEALRLAAQKLPIKMKFIISYDSL; from the coding sequence ATGTTACAACCAAAAAAAACAAAATATAAAAAAAAACAAAAAGGAAGGATTCGTGGAAATGCTAAAAAAGGGTTTCTTCTTTCTAGAGGATTATATGGAATTAAAGCTTTAGAAGGTGCTTGGATTACTGCAAGACAACTAGAGGCAGCAAGAATTGCTGCTACAAGATATATGAAAAGAGAAGGAAAATTATGGATTAATGTTTTTCCTGATAAACCCGCTACAAAAAAACCACAAGAAGTACGTATGGGGAAAGGAAAAGGACCTGTTGAATTTTGGGTTTCTGTAGTTAAACCTGGCAGGATACTATTTGAAATAGATGGAGTAGAAATGGATATAGCAAAAGAAGCTTTAAGACTAGCGGCTCAAAAACTTCCTATAAAAATGAAATTTATTATTTCTTATGATTCTTTATGA
- the rpsC gene encoding 30S ribosomal protein S3, with the protein MGQKTNPIVNRLGIITGWQSSWCNNYKDRIQEDFKVRRYIEARFPKGIISRIFIERTLKFITITIRTSRPALVIGKRGDEVDTVRKELKKLTKKEVQINISEVKRPELDAPLVAKSLVRQLENRISYKKSIKLSILSAMRMNAQGIKIQISGRLNGSEMARCETYKEGRISLGTFRADVDYHMSVAHTVYGSIGVKVWIMKGEIYGKIDLSPLLGIQKRQIGNQKRQKRGYKSYHFNRKKNK; encoded by the coding sequence ATGGGACAAAAAACAAATCCAATCGTTAATCGTTTGGGAATTATAACAGGATGGCAATCTAGTTGGTGTAATAATTATAAAGATAGAATACAAGAAGATTTTAAAGTCAGAAGATATATAGAAGCTAGATTTCCAAAAGGAATAATATCCCGTATTTTTATAGAAAGGACCTTAAAATTTATAACAATTACGATTAGAACATCAAGACCAGCTCTTGTAATAGGAAAAAGAGGAGACGAAGTAGATACAGTAAGAAAAGAATTAAAAAAACTTACTAAAAAAGAAGTACAAATTAATATTTCTGAAGTGAAACGTCCTGAGTTAGATGCTCCATTAGTTGCTAAAAGTTTAGTTAGACAATTGGAAAATCGAATTTCTTACAAAAAATCAATTAAATTATCTATTCTTTCTGCTATGAGAATGAATGCTCAAGGTATAAAAATACAGATTTCTGGAAGACTTAATGGATCAGAAATGGCAAGGTGTGAAACTTATAAAGAAGGAAGAATTTCTCTTGGAACCTTTCGTGCCGATGTAGATTACCATATGTCAGTAGCTCATACTGTTTATGGAAGCATAGGGGTTAAAGTATGGATAATGAAAGGAGAAATATATGGTAAAATAGATTTATCTCCATTATTAGGAATTCAGAAAAGACAAATAGGAAATCAAAAAAGACAAAAAAGAGGATATAAATCCTATCATTTTAATAGAAAAAAAAATAAATAA